A segment of the Anopheles cruzii chromosome 2, idAnoCruzAS_RS32_06, whole genome shotgun sequence genome:
atattttattaatgaAATACCCGGCCATACCACGGTGCGTGCTTTCGCCCAGCCGCCATTTCCTGGCTGCGGTTGAACAGAGGCGACGGGGTGAGAATGATTTGGTAGAGGACGATCAGTTCGTCGCTTGCGTTTGCTCGTAAAATGAGCGTTGAAGTCACTTGTTTGTCACATTTCCGCGGTTGAAGCGAGCAATCGTTACATGGGTGCGCTGAATGGGGCGAGAGAAACAAATAGAGCTACACAATTACACAACACGGTCGTGCAACTTGGTTCATTGGCCGCTTTTACTTAGGAAGCCAACAGAACTCTAGTTATTGACTTCAAATATTCAGTAGATTAGTAAAATTTTTTGAAACAAGGGAAACAACATaagttattgtttttttatggaaTAATCGGAGGCAGTCTTGGCCTTAATAAGGAAAAGATTGTCATCATATTCACATCGTTCAACTGTTACTTCGATCTCTCTTATCCAATCCAATGTTATATTTGATTTCTTTCATAAATTACGAGGCGTTGCCGTCGCTGTGACCTTGAATTGAAGCTGAATTCCGCATTTTAACGAGATCTTCCTAATTCCTAAATACAACcttaaaattgattgaagcAAACATAGTTGATGAAGTCTATTTATTGTGGCTGAGTTTTTATGTATccattgttttaaaattgattattaCCAGCCTTTTTTTAATCATCGAATGGCATTATACGACAATGAATTTTGGGTAACTTAACTTAAcgatattttttgtttgttttgaagctTTAgcattaaataaatttgacaGCGTCCTTTCCTTATTACCCTCTCggttatttatgttttttattgcttttttatCGAATTGAGTGTTCAAGGCTTTGCTTCGCTCGGTGTTTCCAAAGAAAAGGTTCATCAGCGTGACCGTTGCTATAATTAAAATCAGTTTGGCAAACTATCAAATAGCTGAGTAGAAATACATCGCTCATGTGTAACGGCGTAATATAAGGCGCGATGTTCTACAATGAAAACATACTTACTTTACTTTCCACCAACATACTTCTTACTTTCCACATCCTTAGctgtattttgtttaaaattaactAGACCTTAAGctcaacaaaccaaaaaataaTGCGAAGTAAGTAAAGTGGCTAGAGAGACttatgtgttttattttaacgAAAATTGACGATTCTAAATAAGATTAACACACTTTGAAAAAATTGTCCTATTGCTGTAGCTCTACTGTTaccaaagaaaatttaaaaaaaggatttaaaatattaaagGGTGTAACAaaaagcgaatgaaaaaatatgttgAAATGCACATGGCTGCAATAAAATTCACCTTCGTCACCAGAAACCTGGCAATCAATCTTTCGAACGCACATCCATCGATCAGACATCGGTCACCCGCGGATCGGAGCTTTTGGCGCGCACGCACCGGCGGCGCTTTCCATCGTCCGCCCCGCCGTTGGCGGCAAATTTGGTCAGAAACGATTTATCTCTCCTCACCGAAGCGGCTGAagaggcgcgcgcgctaaTCCCTTTTTGTGTCTCAATCGCTGAAGAATGATGATTTTATGGTCAGGGGGCAAGTTTTTCCTTTACAGCCGCATggttatgttttcattttgcacGCGCCTGGTAATGGGCCTCCCATCGGTGGCGATCCGATTACAAATTGCCAACTTGTCTCACTGACGCCTGCTCCGCCTGCTCCTTTCTGTCTCTCCACAGGATGACCGGTCACCGATGTCGTCCGGCAGCGAGTCCGACGACTGCTCGGGACCGGAGTCACCGCTTCCCCCAGGACCTAGCTCTAGTACGATGATCATCAGCaatcaacatcagcagcagcagcatcacagCGGCCTCAGTGAGAAGCCATCcatccgccaccaccagccggacGAGCCTGAGGCACTGAAGGCTTCGTCGGTCAgctcatcgtcatcaccgaCGGTGCTGACGGCTTccacggccgcggccaccatcTCCGCCATCCAGCAGCAAattcaacagcaacagcaagcgcTCCAGCAACAGATTCAACAccgacaacagcaacagcagcaactccagcaacacaaacaatcaGCGACCCCGAAAcaaccgaccgccggccgcgCCGCCGGCAAAGCTTCACCCAAAGTCAAGCCGGAACCAttggcaccggcagcatcaACAGCCAGCAGCCCGTCCGTGTTAACAACCACACCGGTGGCGTCTTTAGCAGCAACCCCACAACAaatcaccagcagcatcatctACCCGGCGGCCGCCCTCAGCACGTTGCCCCAGGACGTGCTGGTGAACTTGTTACAATCCGGACAGATACAGCTCCACAGCGAAGGTAGgcgaactctctctctctctagacTCTTgagtggtggccattttggggACTCGATTAACTCGATCTGCTTTGCTTCTTGGGTTCCAGAAAATGGCTCCCAACAGTACGTCACCATCCCGCTGCCGCTCATTTCCACGAAAGCCAACCCTCGACCGTCTTCCAatgggcagcataaattgtccccggggccgcccgcatcatccagcagcagcaccagcaccacgtcGACGAGGAGGggttcttcgtcgtcgtcgtcccggcgCAACGCGTCGTCAGCATCTTCCACCATCAAGACTGAGCCGCTGGAGTAGCGCATCCCTCGTTTACGTGCGATGTCCTTTCGAGGACAGTCCCGCTTACGCAAACTACGTGTCGTCTTCTAGATGCAGGACGGCCAGCgggttgttttctttttttaattatgtcCCACAAAACGCACTTTACTGTCCGGACCCGGATTTGGCAGCCGTTTGATTGAGTTTTGCGTTTATTTCTATCACTTTATCACGTTTTTATCACGTTAGCTCCCGTAGTACCGTTCTTTACGTTTCCATTTGGCTGGTTGCCATCCTTTCTATTGCTTCAACCTATCTTCCTTTTTCTTACAtgcaactctctctctcgaggaTACTTTCATAGAATGCGTCTATTCAGTTAAGCTTCTGCTAGCTCAAACTCGCGTTCACGAACGCTGAACGCGTCTCTGATGCAAAAATGTAGAAGCGCGATCAACTAACCAACGATGCCGGCCGACGAAACCGACTGCATTACACCgatgtttgtgtgtatgtaaTGTTGTCCTCGGTTATCCCGCGGGAAGCATCCCCCGAAAGAAAGAGTCACACGTGAGAGAGTTTGCAACGGTTCAGGCTTGAGGTGTTGCCTTTTTGAACGTTTTATAGTTTTCAGAAAAGTGCAAATTAATCGAATCAATCGTTtggaaattttaaacatttgtgtaccgttcgttccgttcgtttatctttttgctgtttgtgtaCTGTTAAATTGCTGAAACAGCGAAACAATCACCGCTTGTCCCCCCAAAAAGTGGCCCCTTCTACGCTACGTTTTGATGCTACGATGCTTCGATTTTGATTGCTGCTTAGTTACTATACGCTACTATTTAGAGTAAATTAACAAATGCCTGTTGCTaggatattttaatttatgagtAAAATAAAGATCCACACGAATTAGAAACAGTGCTCCTCCTCCGGTAGTAACCCGGTTCCTGATCCTTTCCGCCGACCGAGCAGACGTCCGCGCCTTCGGTTGATTCCTCTTCCAGCTTGAcaacacccggcccggccctaATCCCAAAGCCTAGAGCCGGATTCATTGTAATAAAATGAACCACAAAAATACCTGAGGCTgtacttttttctctctacTGTTTACTGGCGTGGTTGATGGCGGCATACTAATGTATACCGCCCATCGGGGCCCTTCCGGCCCGGGCGCGTGTGTTCTACCCGACcgctttgatcgattgtgaaattgaagtaataaaaatgCGATTTCAGATCCGTCCACCGTCCGCGTTTAATATTTccgcccggtccggcgggCGGGCATTTGGGAAACCTGTGGACCGGTTAGCCATTTCAGCTGGACCCTACTTGGACTGGGTTCCCCTTTTTGGTGCTGCGTTGATGACAATTCTCAGTCCCCCGCCCGTGCTCCGGTGGCCACTACCGCGCgtcgcgaacggaaccgaaccacCGTGAACGGAACTAATAGCAAATTCaaatcgccattttgctgcACGAGCAGTAATTCCGCAGTCCGTCCGGCGGTTCGCATTTCCGTCGTCTGTGTGATGGACGATGGACGCGGTGCGAGTAATTATCGTGATTGGAATTGATTAGCTACCCATTTATTACGCCGCCGCGTCGACATGCTTTTCGGTGCCGGAGTCGAGAATCGACTGTGGCTTGGGGGCCACACTCCTCCGTCGGGTGTACTACGGGCCATTTTGTTTACgtgtttaaaatttattccattttcacAGTAATACTGCGGACGGGAGTCTGTAGTGTAACGTATCGTACTGTGAACTTGCTGTCGACCTCAGAAGCTGCGGCAGTCGAAACGGGTAGCAAAATTATATTCGTCTTTTCTTGTTTGATAGGCAGGTAAGTTCAGATTCAACTATCGCCCAGTTATAAAAAGAAACCATCTTAAAGCTCCTCAATATATTTGTAGTCTTTGTTTTCAACTACCCAAGGGTTCGAGTTGGCTTCTGCTTGAATCTTCATCTGCGATTAAATAACGGTATTCCAATGCCTGTAAGACAACTAATGTTTATGCTCTATATGCCCTTATATTAAGTTCCTACGTTTGGCTCTTTGGCACTGATTTTTATGTAGGTTTTGTCTGTGGTTTGGTCACTCTCTTACCGAACAGATTGAGACGGGTAGACATTATACAAAAGCGCGAATTGCTGTCTTACAGACCTCGAACATTCCTCCTGGACTACAGAGATCGTTACCTTGTTCTGGGACTTGGCACCTTGGAGCAAAGGAGAACTATTGTTCTTCGTTCATTAACTCCTATATGGTCAAATGGACGATTCAGCCTAGCTCTACGAAATTGTGCTTTACGCTACTAGCAGAATCCTTAGAGCCAGGTTTGCTGTCAGCGCCCTTACCATTTACCATATGTATTACTTGACTACCTTTTCTCCATGGTTAAAACCGTATGAACCCAACTTCGAATGATAATGCTGAATGAAAAGTCCTTTTCGGTAATAGACAGTTTCACGTCGAGTCTATTAATGTCCCCAGCGCAgcgattttttccgtttctgtACCATTACTCAACGCCCtagtttcgttattttttgccTTCAAATTACTACGAGTCTGTCAACACCTTCCGCTCACAAGAGTTGAGATGGTATTAATAATGTTGGTGAAATTCACAACACAACTTACTGACCCGCACTCCCCGAGACCGTTACAAATGGATCTCCTACCGGCTGTGCGTGTTCCGCCGATGAggcaacgcaacgcacggTCAATGTGTCAAAGGGGGCTCATCGGTAGCCGACGCCGACTTCCCGGGTGTGCACTACTCACCTACTGGACAGTGTGTCTGTAGCCGCAAACGTGGTGTAATCTAATGTTACATGCCCATAATGACTGTCGTATCGATTTTTACTATCGCCTCGCCCGTTGCAGGACACTTTAAAAGGATGGCCAGGAAGCGGAAGCATGAGTACAACGATTCCCGAATGCGCCAACCTTTGTTATTGCAAAACTGCTACAAAACATTCGATGTGAGAAACGTTTTACTTTTAATCAAGTTTTGTGAATAATCTACTTTAGCGCTGGTGTGTTCGGCAGAATCAGCTCCAGGACGCCCTGTTCTATCGACttgttttccccgttttttttcgtgggAACAACCGCGTTAGCGTTGACCTGTGAACCGAATTGCCAAGGTTGTGAACTGTGtaagaaatcaataaaaagCTACTCGCCCCGCTCTCGATAGTTTTTCACCAATCTTATCGGCCATCGTGCCAAAGTTACACCACCCCAATACGGACCGGCAGCCCCAGCTCTGACGATGCCCTTTTTCCAATTCGTTTTCCCCACGGTTTTCCCTATTCTTTGCGCCtttgcggttcggttttcggtggtcgTGACCTTTTCTTCTGGACGGCCAGCCGCGAAGTTTCATTCTTGGGGGGTTTTATGGggtaatgtttaatgtttctttAGAATTACCATCTGATGGTTGCTGTTTAGCTTTTCAAGTTCGTTAAGCAAACCTCCCTTTTATTGAACATTGATTAGCCTTTAGTGGTCCGCAAAAGATTGTCATCTTCGGGCTTACAGTAATCCTTGTTGGACCGTCTAACCGTTTACCTTATTTCGTTATTAACTTTTTATCGCTCTCATTTCGGATTATTACAGTATTTTTCAGATCTTGCAGATTTCtttaataatagtaataaacTTCGCCGGTTGGTCATTGCTTCGAGTGAAAAGAAGCATTTTGGGGCGGGACTCCATTAGCTATGTACAACGTCACTCAGTAATTTGTATTTCGCGCGACACTTTAATCGATTAACGGCGCAACGACTCACCGGTTAACCCCGCTAACAATGTTTGCTACTTAACGGGCAACTTCTTGCCTTCCCACGGCCTGTTGATCCGGACGTTGGTTGCcgggcggcagcggcggctgtTGCTTTTCCGGTGGCGACCTCCACGGCGATTGCCGTGGAATTTTCACAGCAATTCTCCGTAGTCACGGCGCCACCCGCAGCGCTCGGGGTCACAAATCAAACAATAATTCGTGAGCGATTGGCGCTCGTTGGGATTGAATTAGTTAGTCCCGGGGCCCCTGTGACCGGGTTGGCTTCCATCCTTCCCCGCGGTTTTCGACGGTGTAGATTTCGAGCGAGCGATAATTATATGGTTGGTGTTGTTGGCTCGCGCTTACCTGGGGGCCCTCGTCCGGTCGGTTTCGTCCTTTCACTCGTATCCTTACACCCGGTGTGACGTCACAAACCTGGGTCAGGTGCTAGTGGAATTGGGTACCACGGTCGAAGCCGTGctccctttcggtggccagttcAGTGTTGACCTCTTCGCACGCCGGTGGGCTCGCAGTGTGGTTCCTGGTGTTCCGGCCAATgaaaaaacccaacaacacATCCGTGCACCGCACAGTTTAACACCTTGCGGGCCCCGGTTCTGGGCCCCGGTTCCGCCGTCCGTCGTTGTGAGTGATGGCAAattgccccccgggggcaccaGGACATCAGAAGCATGGGTTGTGGACCATCGAATGGGGCCGTTCCGGTGGCAGGCGAAGGCATATCTACGATCTCGAAGCTGGTCTACCGTAAGTGATGACGTAGGCGGCCGTGGCAAGGATTTGTGGTGATGacccaacagagagagagcttcAATACATTTGGTGGTATCAGTTTTCGAGTGTTTGTGGCTCTGTCAATCGTTTGTATGATTAGTGACCAGAGTGCCAGAGTGAGCCCGACTGGTGCCAAAGGCAAAGCCAAGCCGTCTGTAACACTGATCGTGTACCAAATCTTCAAATAGTTACCGAAAAAGGAGTTAAGCATCACACTAAAAGGCTCTTAAACTGAGGAAGATATCTCTTGGAACCTTGATAAATTATCACTTTGTTTGGCGATTGCTTGTGAAGACCTCATGCGAATTACTAGAACCGCAATATGGAAATGGTCGCTCAGTGAACGAGAAAGTTatttaatgaaacaacaaTCTAAAGGATATTCGTGCGTAATGGTTAATCATCTGTGTCTTTAACAATAGCCAATAAAGGATTAAAGTCCGTAATTTCAAGCACGGTCGTCGTGACTCTCAAACACAACTGgaataataaaccaaaccaTTATTCCTTCGTAAGTTGGGTCCATGTGAATTTCATAAGAACGGTAATTTGACGGCTATCATTAGAGCAATTTGTGTATAAATAACTTCGAATGAGAGTAGAATAAAAGTTaggtttatttgaattttgtttatttgaagtGCGATGTGTTAgcaattttattttgaagcaTTAATTATGAGCATGTAACTCTCGTGGCTGATTTAAACATAGGTGAATTCGGAGGTCCAATTCGTCTTTGAAAATTATGATTCCTGAAACGTTACGGCCAAGCAGGGCCACACCGGGTGAAAGGAAGGAAGTTAATTATGATGATTAACGAGCCCTTTCAGCCGAACGGACTTCCGTCCAACGGAATTGGAcgtaatttttatttttctcatGCGTTAACGCTGAAACAGCGTCAAGTGAGTATTCGAAAACCAGCTATCGATGCCGATTAGTGCCTAAATACAGCCGAAAAATTCTCTTAAGAAAGTGTGCCGGAAAATAAGCTCATCAAAATGGTTCCACTATGCTGAAATGCGTCCTTCCAAACGATACCAATAACAAAGATATTACTTCGTTACTTTCGTGACCACAaccatttgccatttgcagGGAATTCGTTAGTTTGAAACTTGATCGTGCTGATTGGTTATACCATCTTTGGTGCGACAAGTACTGTGTAATTGACCGTAACACTTATCCGGTGACACTTTTGCAGCGCGTCCGGAGGCGTTTGAGGTTCCCCTTGGCGACCCAGAAAATCCTGATGGCATTATCAAGAAGCACCCACCGAAACGCTTAAAGCGACTCGAGGAACagtccagcagcaccaacagcctCGAGGATCTGGAGGAAAAACTGGCCACGGCCGAAATCAGGAGGCAGCAGGTACGTCCCGGGTGTTTGAGCTTTGGACCCTCACCCAGCACTCGGATGTCCcgtttttcgttttagttCCTGGCCAACCGCTCCCAGAAGACCACCTTCGATAAGGATGCGACCGACAACGATGCGAGCACGATTCCGGACGAAGGCGAAGACGATCGGTCGGACGACGGGAGGGAGGGTTTCGATCGAGACGCGGACGCTGATTCCGGTGTGGACGGGAGCGCCCCGCAGGACATCCCGGGTGCCAGAAGAAACcgcagccgcggccgccgccgccgcccgtcggACGAGATGGATCTGGACGAGGAGCGCGGACGGCTCGAGCAGGTGGACCAGCAGCGGCGCGGCTCGGACCTGAGCGTTGGCCACCTGGCGagcatgaaaatgaaaatgaaacgattccGAAAGAAACCGCATCAACagtagcacacacacgggaacaCGGAGTGGAGTCCTTTTTTAATAAAcatacatttatttattcttcagtttgttggttttttaatatagtttttttttatttgtttgttcgccAGTTTAGCCTGCGCCGTTTGCTTGTTCAATGTTCTTTCCGGTCGGGTCGTTGGCttatttctgtttgttgtgtttACCTTCTTACTCCTTGACCTTTCTTGTCTTGATCTTTTCCACCTCCTCTCGATGCTTTTCAGCAATCACCACTTTTCGTGCAGTGTGTTCAATTCTCCTCTTTTAGTGTAGGTTCCGGATTCCGGTTTAGCGGGAGTTCCGTTTTGCATTGATGTCCCTCGAAACTTGCCCAACAGTGAGGTTAACTCTTACGTTTCACTGTTTTCCGTTTACCGTCCACTTTGTAGCTtggttttcttctccttttttttggttttgtattCAATCTTCAACCACTTAGTTTCTCATTCTTACGTTACGTTATCGGTTTACTTTATGTTAAATATACTTTTTGGCATACCCGTataatactttttttttcattataaaataaacaccTTTTTAAATCTAgatttttgcccatttttgcTTGCTTTCTTGCTTTTCTTGAGTGCTGTTTTCGGCTCGAGTCGGCTCACTTAAATATTTCGCTCCCTGTTAGCCATTTCGATTTAGTCGTCGCGTGTTGTTTGCGCCTTTCCATGCTCAACGCACCTCAATTCTTCGGCCCTTTGCCCGTCCCAAAATGGCGCAGCAAGCGGGTGTCGCAATTCTATCTGTGCCGTGTTCTGTATCTCACTCAGCAAATTGGCCATTCTCGTTCTATTGTTCTTTAcctcactttctctctctctctcacgctttctttctccctctaTCTCGGTTCGTTACAATCACCAGCGGCAAGGTTGTGCGATAGAGTTTGAATATTGTTTACC
Coding sequences within it:
- the LOC128278029 gene encoding serum response factor homolog; the encoded protein is MDPTGGRDTRYNLQYMMPETPEIYGNPNGGSLARPPSSGGLVGQVSMSRGGSGGTGMMNGPQCGSGGGGGGGGGGGGGGGGGGLSRGIKRTNSDCYDDRQLVVGSGQTLTGLDGCTVVGSEVVDESYTSLQPKKSPPSNGKKTKGRVKIKMEYIDNKLRRYTTFSKRKTGIMKKAYELSTLTGTQVMLLVASETGHVYTFATRKLQPMITSEAGKALIQTCLNSPDPPTGSSGDQRMSATGFEETELSYNIGDEDSKDDRSPMSSGSESDDCSGPESPLPPGPSSSTMIISNQHQQQQHHSGLSEKPSIRHHQPDEPEALKASSVSSSSSPTVLTASTAAATISAIQQQIQQQQQALQQQIQHRQQQQQQLQQHKQSATPKQPTAGRAAGKASPKVKPEPLAPAASTASSPSVLTTTPVASLAATPQQITSSIIYPAAALSTLPQDVLVNLLQSGQIQLHSEENGSQQYVTIPLPLISTKANPRPSSNGQHKLSPGPPASSSSSTSTTSTRRGSSSSSSRRNASSASSTIKTEPLE
- the LOC128278608 gene encoding uncharacterized protein LOC128278608: MDAVRDIRSMGCGPSNGAVPVAGEGISTISKLVYPRPEAFEVPLGDPENPDGIIKKHPPKRLKRLEEQSSSTNSLEDLEEKLATAEIRRQQFLANRSQKTTFDKDATDNDASTIPDEGEDDRSDDGREGFDRDADADSGVDGSAPQDIPGARRNRSRGRRRRPSDEMDLDEERGRLEQVDQQRRGSDLSVGHLASMKMKMKRFRKKPHQQ